CCCGGCTGGCGCGCCTGGGCGTGCTGGGCCAGTACCTGCCGGCGTTCGCGCAGGTCTCCGGGCGCATGCAGTTCGACCTGTTCCACGCCTACACGGTGGACCAGCACACGCTGATGGTGCTCCGGAACATGGCCGGCTTCGCCAGCGGCCAGGCCGACGAGCGCTTCTCCATCACCCACGAGGTGTGGCCGCGGCTGCGCAAGCCGGAGCTGCTGCTGCTGGCCGGCCTGTTCCACGACATCGCCAAGGGCCGCGGCGGCGACCATTCCGAGCTGGGTGCGGTCGACGCGCGCGGGTTCTGCGCCGCGCACGGGCTCAGCGAATCCGACACCGGCCTGGTGGCCTGGCTGGTCGAGCAGCACCTGCGCATGTCGGTCACCGCGCAGAAGCAGGACATCGCCGATCCGGAGGTGGTGCGCCGCTTCGCCATCCTGGTCGGCGACCGCGAGCGCCTGGACTACCTGTACCTGCTGACCTGCGCCGACATCGCCGGTACCAGCCCGAAGGTCTGGAACGCCTGGAAGGACCGTCTGCTGGCCGACCTCTACCTGGCCACCCGGCGCATGCTGCGCGAGGGCCTGGAGGCGCCGCTGGACGTGGAGGCGAGGGTGGCCGAGGCGCGCGAGGAGACCCGCGTCCTGGTCCGGGACATGGGCCTGGACGACGCCACCATCGACCGCCAGTTCGCGCAGATGCCCGACGAGGCCTTCCTGCGCTTCCGCCCCGAGCAGCTGGCGTGGCAGACCGCGCTGCTGGTGGACGTGCACATGGGCGACACCCGGGTCGCGGCGAGGCGCCTGGCCGGCTCGGGCACCGCGCTGGAGGTGTTCGTGCACTCGCCCGACCGCGACGGCCTGTTCGCCGCGATCGTGGCCACCCTGGACCGCCACGGCTACGGCATCCACCAGGCGCGCGTGCTGATGGGCCCGCACGGCACCGTGTTCGATACCTTCGAGGTGCTGCCGGCCGACAGCTTCGCCAGTGGCGATCCGGCTCAGCTGGAAGCGGCGCTGCGCGATGCGCTGTCCGGCGAGCTGGACCGGGTGCGCGCCACCCGCCGCGCCACGCCGCGCCAGCTGCGGCATTTCCGCTTCACCCCGAAGGTCGAATTCAACACCACCGCCGACGGCCGCCGCAGCCTGATCTCGCTGGTCTGCCCGGACCGCCCGGGCCTGCTGGCCGAGGTGGCGCTGGCACTACGCGCCTGCAGGCTGCGCGTGCACGACGCGCGCATCGCAACCTTCGGCGAGCGCGCCGAGGACCTTTTCCAGATCACCGACGAGCACGACCGGCCGCTGGACGAGGCCGCGCAGGAATGCCTGCGTGGCGAACTCCGCAAGCGGCTGGACCCCGACAGCACAGGAGCTGCACGCTGATGGCAACGACGCCCAAGAAGACCCCCGCCGCCCGCAAGCCCGCCGCGCCGCGCAAGCGCGCCGCCGTGGCCACCGAGAAGCCGGGCCTGGCCGAGCTGCGGTTCTCGATCGAGGACGCGTTCGAGCGCCGCGCCAACCTCACCCTGGACGAGATCGACGGCTCCACCCGCCCGCTGGTGGAGCGCGCGATCAGCGGCCTGGAGAGCGGCGAATTCCGCGTCGCCGAGCCGGACGGCAACGGCGGCTGGCAGGTCAACGAATGGCTGAAGAAGGCCGTGCTGCTGTACTTCCGGGTCAACGACATGGTCGTCATGGAAGGCGCGCCCGGCCCGTTCTGGGACAAGGTGCCGCTGCGCTTCCAGGGCTACGGCGAGGCCGAGTTCCGCAAGCTGGGCGTGCGCGTAGTGCCGGGCACCGTGGCCCGCCGCGGCAGCTATTTCGGCAAGGACGTGGTGCTGATGCCGAGCTTCGTCAACATCGGCGCGCACGTGGGCGAGGGCACCATGGTCGATACCTGGGCCACGGTCGGGTCCTGCGCCCAGGTCGGCAAGCACTGCCACATCTCCGGCGGCGCCGGCATCGGCGGCGTGCTCGAGCCGCTGCAGGCCAGCCCGACCATCATCGAGGACCACTGCTTCATCGGTGCGCGCTCGGAAGTGGTCGAGGGCGTCGTCGTCGGCCACCACAGCGTGATCGGCATGGGCGTGTTCATCGGCCAGTCCACCCGCATCTACAACCGCGCCACCGGCGAGATCAGCTACGGCTACGTGCCGCCGGGCAGCGTGGTGGTGTCCGGCTCGCTGCCGGCCGCCGACGGTTCGCACTCGCTGTACTGCGCGGTGATCGTCAAGCAGGTGGACGCGAAGACCCGCGCCAAGACAAGCATCAACGAGCTGCTGCGCGGCTGACCTTGCCGATCGTTCCAGCTTCAAGGGGAGAGGCTCATGAAGGCGGATCGCAGCAGGGGGCAGCGGGTCTCGTGGCTGGCGGTACTGCTGGCGGCAGTGATGCCGCTGGCCATCGCCAGTGACCTGAGCCGCTACAGCGAGGAAGGCCTGCGCACCGAGCTGGCCCGGATCGCCGATGCGGAAATGGCGGTGCTGGTGCCGATGCGCGACGGCGTCGGCCTCTCCACCAACATCTGGCGGCCCAAGGGCGCCGCCGGCAAGCTGCCGACCGTGCTGTGGAAGACGCCGTACAACGAGCACGCCCTACGCGGGCGCTCGGCGCAGCTGGCGATCGAGGCGGTGCGCAACGGCTACGCCTTCGTGGTGCAGAACGAGCGCGGCCGCTATTTCAGCCAGGGCGAATACCAGATCCTTGGCCATCCGCAGACCGATGGCTGGGACACGCTGGACTGGATCGCCGGCCAGCCATGGTCCAACGGCAAGGTCGGGACCCTGGGTTGCTCGTCCTCGGCCGAATGGCAGCTGGCGCTGGCGGCGCTGGACCACCCCGCGCACGCGGCGATGGTGCCGATGGCCGCCGGTGCCGGCATCGGCAAGGTCGGCCGCTTCCGCGAGCAGGGCAACTTCTATACCGGCGGCGTGCCGCGCACCCTGTTCGCGGTGTGGATGTACGGCGTGGACAACCCGCTGCGCGCGCAGCTGCCGGCAGGCCTGACCGGGGCGATGCGGGCGCGGGTGGCGCAGTACAACGACCTGCACGCGACCAAGCCCAAGGTCGAGTGGGCCAGGCACATCTGGCACCTGCCCTACAGCGAACTGCTGTCCTCGCTGGGCGAGCCACCGGCGACCTTCGAATCGATGATCGCCCGCACCCCGGCCGATCCGGCCTGGGAGCAGGGCGGGCTGTACCACGACTCCATGGGCTGGGGCGTGCCGGCACTGTGGTTCAACAGCTGGTACGACGTGTCCATCGGCGCGAACCTGGAGCTGTTCAACCACGCCCGCAACGCCGGCACCGATGCCGAGGCC
This genomic interval from Pseudoxanthomonas suwonensis 11-1 contains the following:
- the glnD gene encoding [protein-PII] uridylyltransferase, yielding MSAPGLVDGAGAGIASDADWAAAARGQLSVADARLARRYGPECDMDRLLALRARAVDLLLRQAWARCLPAVSGLAMFAVGGYGRGELFPRSDIDLLVLGEADAQRAHEAALSRFFALVWDVGLPVGHAVRSAAECTAAAADQTVMTALLEARPLVADAAAQAALAAAIAPDRVWPPREFFLAKREELQARHRRFGDTSDNLEPNIKDGPGGLRDLHTLGWMALRAFGVSDLEAVVELGHLGPDEAAALARERRALGRLRFGLHLVAGRPEERLGFDYQKLLAERLGLQDDDHSLAVEKMMQGFYRSAAIVRRISDRLLQRFEETFDGEAEAVPLNPDFGLKRGYLAAAAPYWPEGDLREVLGLFSTWAADPEIRGLHSRTARALAEALPRLPAYTEAGPAARARFMALLRGPRPVETLTRLARLGVLGQYLPAFAQVSGRMQFDLFHAYTVDQHTLMVLRNMAGFASGQADERFSITHEVWPRLRKPELLLLAGLFHDIAKGRGGDHSELGAVDARGFCAAHGLSESDTGLVAWLVEQHLRMSVTAQKQDIADPEVVRRFAILVGDRERLDYLYLLTCADIAGTSPKVWNAWKDRLLADLYLATRRMLREGLEAPLDVEARVAEAREETRVLVRDMGLDDATIDRQFAQMPDEAFLRFRPEQLAWQTALLVDVHMGDTRVAARRLAGSGTALEVFVHSPDRDGLFAAIVATLDRHGYGIHQARVLMGPHGTVFDTFEVLPADSFASGDPAQLEAALRDALSGELDRVRATRRATPRQLRHFRFTPKVEFNTTADGRRSLISLVCPDRPGLLAEVALALRACRLRVHDARIATFGERAEDLFQITDEHDRPLDEAAQECLRGELRKRLDPDSTGAAR
- the dapD gene encoding 2,3,4,5-tetrahydropyridine-2,6-dicarboxylate N-succinyltransferase, producing the protein MPAWRTPQAAGPRQHRSCTLMATTPKKTPAARKPAAPRKRAAVATEKPGLAELRFSIEDAFERRANLTLDEIDGSTRPLVERAISGLESGEFRVAEPDGNGGWQVNEWLKKAVLLYFRVNDMVVMEGAPGPFWDKVPLRFQGYGEAEFRKLGVRVVPGTVARRGSYFGKDVVLMPSFVNIGAHVGEGTMVDTWATVGSCAQVGKHCHISGGAGIGGVLEPLQASPTIIEDHCFIGARSEVVEGVVVGHHSVIGMGVFIGQSTRIYNRATGEISYGYVPPGSVVVSGSLPAADGSHSLYCAVIVKQVDAKTRAKTSINELLRG
- a CDS encoding CocE/NonD family hydrolase, encoding MKADRSRGQRVSWLAVLLAAVMPLAIASDLSRYSEEGLRTELARIADAEMAVLVPMRDGVGLSTNIWRPKGAAGKLPTVLWKTPYNEHALRGRSAQLAIEAVRNGYAFVVQNERGRYFSQGEYQILGHPQTDGWDTLDWIAGQPWSNGKVGTLGCSSSAEWQLALAALDHPAHAAMVPMAAGAGIGKVGRFREQGNFYTGGVPRTLFAVWMYGVDNPLRAQLPAGLTGAMRARVAQYNDLHATKPKVEWARHIWHLPYSELLSSLGEPPATFESMIARTPADPAWEQGGLYHDSMGWGVPALWFNSWYDVSIGANLELFNHARNAGTDAEASAHQYVVIGPNPHCQFWQLGPDYTVGARKMGDASFPVSDQVWAFFDRWLKGDRKAFPSTTPKVRYFTMGLDKWQSDEQWPPKAARPLRLYLHSGGRANSLYGDGRLSLEAPAADAPADRFVYDPANPVQTIGGGDCCNGGIVVPGAFDQRPVEARQDVLVYTSDPLQQPLEVSGFVDAVLKVSSSAPDTDFAVKLVDVAPDGTAWIIGDTILRARYRDGFEDPQPMEPGKVYTLQPTPIATSIRFDAGHRIRVEVTSSSFPKFARNLNTGGPNESESTPVVAENTVHHAAGAASYIELPVVPR